From one Paramormyrops kingsleyae isolate MSU_618 chromosome 1, PKINGS_0.4, whole genome shotgun sequence genomic stretch:
- the inhbaa gene encoding inhibin subunit beta Aa has protein sequence MTPVSLLRGMLLLFSGILAGNCTSAPSGAVAGREQAQLGTTSATDCPSCALAHLGRAPGSQGPSDMVEAVKRHILNTLRLDERPNVTQPVPRAALLNAIKKLHVGRVGEDGSVELEDEIRGQVDMEELAEQTSEIITFAEAGESPEAVNFQISKEGSEMSLVEQANVWLFLKLAKNNRSRAKVTIRLLQRRAGLGGMAEETTVAEKAVDTRRSGWHTLPVSAAVQALLSKGGGILGLRVTCSQCADAGAALLLVGRTEREQSHRPFLMAVVRQAGERPHQRRKRGLECDGKIRICCKKHFYVNFKDIGWNDWIIAPHGYHANYCEGDCPSHVAGITGSSLSFHSTVINHYRMRGYSPFTSIKSCCVPTRLRAMSMLYYNEEQKIVKKDIQNMIVEECGCS, from the exons ATGACTCCAGTGTCCCTGCTGCGTGGAATGCTACTTCTCTTCTCTGGGATTTTGGCCGGCAACTGCACCTCTGCCCCTTCGGGGGCCGTGGCCGGGAGGGAGCAGGCGCAGCTCGGGACGACTTCGGCAACGGACTGTCCATCCTGCGCCCTGGCCCACCTGGGCAGGGCGCCCGGCTCGCAAGGGCCATCCGACATGGTGGAGGCTGTCAAGAGGCACATCCTGAACACACTGCGACTGGACGAGCGGCCGAACGTGACGCAGCCTGTGCCGCGGGCCGCCCTGCTCAACGCCATCAAGAAGCTGCATGTGGGCCGCGTGGGCGAAGACGGCAGTGTGGAACTCGAGGACGAGATCCGCGGCCAGGTGGACATGGAGGAGCTGGCTGAGCAGACCTCTGAGATAATCACCTTTGCTGAGGCAG GTGAGTCTCCGGAAGCTGTCAATTTCCAGATCTCCAAAGAAGGCAGTGAGATGAGCCTGGTAGAGCAGGCCAATGTGTGGCTCTTCCTTAAGCTGGCCAAGAACAACCGCAGTCGGGCCAAAGTGACTATCCGGCTTCTGCAGCGGCGTGCGGGCCTGGGTGGCATGGCCGAGGAGACCACCGTGGCGGAGAAGGCGGTGGACACCCGGCGCAGTGGGTGGCACACGCTGCCTGTATCTGCCGCTGTGCAGGCACTGCTGAGCAAGGGTGGTGGCATCCTGGGCTTGCGGGTCACCTGCAGCCAGTGCGCCGATGCTGGGGCTGCGCTGCTGCTGGTCGGCCGTACGGAGCGCGAGCAGTCACACCGGCCATTCTTAATGGCAGTGGTGCGGCAGGCTGGGGAGCGACCGCACCAGCGGCGCAAGCGAGGCCTGGAATGCGACGGCAAGATCCGCATCTGCTGCAAGAAGCACTTCTACGTCAACTTCAAGGACATCGGCTGGAACGACTGGATCATAGCCCCACATGGCTACCACGCCAACTACTGTGAGGGTGACTGCCCGAGTCACGTGGCCGGCATCACTGgctcctccctctccttccACTCCACGGTCATCAACCACTACCGCATGCGGGGCTACAGCCCCTTCACAAGCATCAAGTCATGCTGCGTGCCCACGCGCCTCCGCGCCATGTCCATGCTCTATTACAACGAGGAGCAGAAGATCGTCAAGAAGGACATCCAGAATATGATCGTGGAAGAGTGCGGCTGCTCGTAG